GCATCAGCTACTAACTTAGCTTGTAATGCTTCTGCATCTGCTTTCGCTTTTGCGTCTGCAGCTAGTTTTGCCTGTATTGCTTCTGCATCAGCTTTTGCTTTTGCGTCTGCGGCTAGTTTAGCTTCTAATATGTCTTCTTCTGCTTTTGCTTTTGCATCTGCAGCTTGTTTAATTTTTAAGGCTTCAGCGTCGGCTTTTGCTTTCGCTTCTGCAGCAAGTCTTGCTTGTCTTGCTTCTGCATCAGCTTTAGCTTTAGCATCAGCAGCAAGTTTTTCTTTTAATGCAGCATCTTCTGCAGCTTTTGCTTTCGCAGCAGCGGCAAGTTTTGCTTTGTTTGCCGCATCAATACTCGCTTTTGTTTTTACTGCCTCAGCGGCCTTTATTTTAGCTTCTGCGGCCAATCTAGCTTGATATGCGTCTGAGTCTGCTTTTGCTTTTGCATCTGCAGCAAGAATTGATTGTAAATCTGCAGCTTCAGCTTTTGCTTTAGCATCTGCTTTACGTTTCGCTTCTGCAGCGTCAGCTTTTGCTTTTGCATCAGCAGCAAGTTTAACTTTTAATGCTTCTGCATCGGCTTTTGCTTTATTATCAGCTTCTAATTTTTTAGCCGCTGCTTCTGCATCTGCTTTTGCTTTTTCAGCAGTTAATTGTTCTTGCGTTTTTTGTGGCGCAGCAGCTTTTGCTTTTGCCGCAGCTTCCGCATCTGCTTTAGATTTATCTGCAGCCAACTTCGCTTTCATAGCTTCAGCATCTGCTTTTGCCTTATCAGCTGCAAGTTGTGCTTGTGTTTTTTGTGCTGCTGAACCTGGTCCTGCAGGTTTGTTTGCAATTGCTTGTGCTCTTGCTGCTGCAGCGGCATCTACTCTTGCTTTATTATCTGCAGCTAATTTAATTCTGCGCGCTTCTGCATCGGCTCTTGCTTTATCAGCTGTTAATTGCGCTTGTGTTTTTTGTGCTGCACCAACTGCTCTGTTTGTAGTAGCTGTTTGTGCTCTCGCTGCTGCGGCTGCATCGGCTTTCGCTTTTGCATCTGCAGCTAATTTTATTTTGATAGCTTCAGCATCTGCTTTAGCTTTATTGTCTGCTTCTAATTTTGCTTTTGCTGCAGCTTCGGCATCAGCCTTCACTTTTTCGGCAGCAGCCAATCTTGCTTGTTTCGCTTCAGCATCGGCAGTAGCCTTAGCTTCAGCAGCTAATCTTGCTTTTTCGGCTCCATCAACACGAGTAACCGGAGTACTCGCTTTAGGTTTTGCCATTACCGGTTTTGCTTTTGCAGGATCTATAAGAGAACCTTCTTCATCATCTCCGTAATAGTAATTTCTGTTTTTGAATTTATATGCAATTGCAAATTCATGAGAACCGCCTAGGTTTGAGAAATTACCCATTCCTCTTTCGTAGTTGTATTCGATCGCAATGCTTGGCGAAATATTAACTCCTAATCCGGCTGAAACTCCATATAATGTATTATAACCTGCTTGCGCCCAAACTCCTTGCTGAAGTGTAAGCATGGCAAGACCTGAAAGAACTGTTTTATCTTTTTTTACTTCTGTTTTTACAATTCCTGAAAATTTACTTCTTTCAAAAAAGCCATAGCTGTCAATATATCCAGTGTACATTGCATGTAATTCTATTGCTCTTTCCGGATCGTCTTTTACGATTCCTGATCCAAAATTGTAAAGGATTAAATTGTTAATCGATAATCCAAAATCAAGAAATGCTGTTCCGTAGTTAATCCCCGGATTTACAGTAAGTAACATATTTGATGGATAATCTCCATTTAAAATAGTTGGGTCATCTGAGATTATTTTTCCCTGATCCAATCCGCTTTTGTAAAAACCAACATTCAAACCAAAAGTAAGATTGCTGTCTTCTTGTAAAACGATATTATGAGCAAAGTTTCCTATTCCTCCAAACACGGTCATTAAACCATAATTTTGTTGAAAAAGACCAAAAGCAAAGGCTTCATTCTCTCTAAAACGACCTGAATAATTGACTAAATAGGTTTGTGGGGCATTATCAAATTGTACCCATTGTCTTTTATTATAAAAACTTGCATAGGCATTTGTTTCACGAACAAAACTGAATGCAGGGTTAATTAAATATCTATTAAACTTTAAAGAATTTCTTATAGGTAACGAAAACGAAACAACTCCATTCTCATTTTTGTCCTGAGAATAGAGTGCATTTGAAAAACCGTAAAATAAAGTTATGAATAGTAAAATTTTCTTCATATTATTTTATCACAGTTATTGATCCTTTTTTTTCACCTGTGTCGGATTGAATGACATAGTAATATACTGGATTTACATTTTTAAAATCTATTGCTGTCTGGGGCCAATCACCTTGGTAATTCACGACGTCCAGAACCTTGTCACCATTTGAACTTATGATAATAACTTTTGTAGTATCACTTTTATATACATCCGGAATATTCCAATACGGATTCGCTCCGCTTAATTTAAGTATGTTAGGGATAACATCTGTAACTAATGCTATATCAGATTTAATTTTAAAAAGAAACTCTTTAGTAACAACGCATCCTGCGGTTTGAGAAATTACTGCTTTATAATTTCCTATTGTAGCTACTTTATAATTAGTTCCTGTTGCTCCCGGTATAACATTACCGTTTAAAAACCACTGAATAGTTGGATTAGTTGCATCTGTAGTAATGTTGACATCAAGTATTTCACCTTCTTTCAATTTATACTCATCGGCAACGTCAATACTTGCGTTAAAACCATTGCTTTTAAGATCAATTGATCCTGTTGCAATACATCCGCCAAAATCAACATCAACGCTATATTTACCAGCAACTTTTGTGGCATAAGTACGATTTGTAGCACCAGTAATAACAGCACCATCTTTTTTCCATTGGTATTTGTTACCCGAAGTTGCTGTTAAAATTGTATCGTCACCATTTGCACAAAAAGGATTTCCTAAACTTGAATCTACAATAACAGAAGATCCAGATGAAGATGAAGAAACAGTAACACGGTTGGAATAAGATTCAGAGGTACAAGTACCGTAATTAGTTTCTACGTAATATACTCCCGGAGTTGTAACATTATAACTTGGTCCTGTCGCTCCTGCAACAAGTGTTGGTGGTGTAGAAACACCATTATCTCTAAACCAGTTATAGGTCAAAAAACTATACTTAAGAGGAGATTCATTTGGTGGAGTTGTAGAATCGGGATCGATTGTTAACAAGATACTTCCACCGGCACAAAAAGTTGCAGTACCGTTAAAGTTGTTTATCGTATACTGTCTATCGTGCGCTTTGTAATAAATAGGAAAAGAAGTTTTCAAGCCAAAAGAAACAAACTTTGCACTTGAAAAACCTGTAGTTGTAACTCTAAGACTATAAGTGTCAGATCCCTTAAGATCTGACGGAACATTAAAAGTTATCGTTTTTTGATTAACTGCCGGATCTGAAACAGATATTGTATTTGCAGTAACAATAGTTGTAAAATTGTTCGTAGAAAGCTCTACAACAAATACAGTTCCTGCGGGAAAACCAGCATAAGTAAAAGTGGCATTATACTGCGTAGTAGCGTCCGCACAAATCCTGTCAAACGCT
This genomic window from Flavobacterium sp. 9 contains:
- the sprC gene encoding gliding motility protein SprC; this translates as MIQKITLSAFRIILFFSILLCTETNSYAQTKSINPQVLAFDRICADATTQYNATFTYAGFPAGTVFVVELSTNNFTTIVTANTISVSDPAVNQKTITFNVPSDLKGSDTYSLRVTTTGFSSAKFVSFGLKTSFPIYYKAHDRQYTINNFNGTATFCAGGSILLTIDPDSTTPPNESPLKYSFLTYNWFRDNGVSTPPTLVAGATGPSYNVTTPGVYYVETNYGTCTSESYSNRVTVSSSSSGSSVIVDSSLGNPFCANGDDTILTATSGNKYQWKKDGAVITGATNRTYATKVAGKYSVDVDFGGCIATGSIDLKSNGFNASIDVADEYKLKEGEILDVNITTDATNPTIQWFLNGNVIPGATGTNYKVATIGNYKAVISQTAGCVVTKEFLFKIKSDIALVTDVIPNILKLSGANPYWNIPDVYKSDTTKVIIISSNGDKVLDVVNYQGDWPQTAIDFKNVNPVYYYVIQSDTGEKKGSITVIK